The DNA window AAATTTCATGTCAAAAGAAGGAAACTGGCATTAGTTGCAGCAAACTTGCAGTCTGGCAGcagtttttcatttcaaaagtTCATAACAatagttttcaaaaagaatAACAAGGCAATAAACACACAAATGAAAATACAAACCATGCATACGTTTAACATAAATACATGATAAAGTGCCAACTAAATATTCAGGGGCTAACTTGAACCAACCGTAACTTATGGTCTTATCTGTCATAGTCCCACTCTTCAAATACAAAATACCGTAAACTATCACGCTAGGgggtaaaaaatcaaactccaAGGTTTGGCATCACAAAGGCCTTTTCCATTTGAGCTCATACAGTATTGCTATGAAATAAACAACTTCAATTTTTCTAGTTCAAACTTCGGAAATGTGTACCTGTAAAGTTGGTATGGAGTACAGTTGACTCATCTATTGCTCCGTTCCACTGCCAGTattgttttacttttattcCTTTCAGATATCCTGCTCTGATCTTATTTATTCTCACCTTTCTAAATTTTAGACCCTGTTTCACTTGTGCGTGatgacaaaattaaaaaggagCTTTTGGCACTGGGAATTTCTATCCAGAGTTTCAATGGTGACCTGCTATATGAGCCATGGGAAATTTATGATGACAGTGGACATGCATTTACAACCTTTAACATGTACTGGGAGAAGTGCATGAAATTACCTGTTGACATATCGCCATCACTTGCGCCTTGGAAATTGGTGCCAATCCCAGGTAGATCGTGGCTAGTGGGATAtcattatttatcttttttttttttgaagatttgctgtattttaaatttgtttgtacttATGGAATTATTTGTAGATCAAGTTTACTTTTTGGGGGAATTAAGTTGTTTACTTGCAAGAATTACTCATTTCATATTTGCAGATTTAGTAATCTGTGCCCTTCAACCTTTACACTCAACAAGTCATTATCTATTTTGTCAATATATAGCTACTTTAACCCTTAACAATTTTTCAGTTTGACATTCAGGTGTGGAGAATGTCCGTAGTTGTTCTATTGATGACCTAGGCCTTGAATCAAGCAAGGATGAGGAATCAAGTAACGCTTTGCTAAGGAGGGCCTGGTCTCCTGGCTGGCGTAATGCGGAGAAGATGCTTGAAGAATTTGTGTGCCACGGTCTCCTAGAATATTCAAAACATGGAATGAAGGTTGAGGGAGCTACAACATCGTTGCTATCAccatatcttcattttggTGAGGTGAGCGTAAGAAAAGTATATCAACTTGTCAGGATGCAACAAATCAAGTTGGAAAATGATGGTACATTTGAAGCTGAGGAGAGTGTTCACTTCTTCATGAGATCAATTGGTCTTCGAGAATATTCACGGTACTTGTGTTTCAACTTCCCATTCACACATGAAAAGTCGTTACTGGGGAACTTGAAACACTACCCCTGGAGGGTAGATGAGGAAAGGTTCAAGTCCTGGAGACAGGGAATGACGGGATACCCATTGGTAGATGCTGGCATGAGGGAACTTTGGGCTACCGGATGGACTCATAATCGGATAAGAGTTATCATTTCAAGTTTTGCTGTGAAATTTCTACTTATCCCATGGACTTGGGGTATGAAGTATTTTTGGGATGTGCTATTGGACGCTGATCTGGAAAGTGATATTCTTGGTTGGCAGTATATATCTGGGAGCTTGCCTGATGGCCATGACCTTGGTCGTCTTGATAATCCAGAGGTATGCAGTCAATAAATCAAGGCATTATAGtgcaaaatcattttttatctatatggTAAGCTTTATTAGGTCATGTTTGGTCCTTGCCATATTTTCTATGGCTCTTCTGCCCAAAATGTTGCTTGACACAGTATTTTTGGCaatcattaaataaataaatgtggACAAAGTCTAAAAGGAATTTAGGGAGTTCTCTTCATGAGAAGGTTTATagaatatatgtttgtatCTGTGAACTTCTCTACAGATTATGCACATTTCATTATTCCGTTACAAGATGTTGaatagaaacaactaaaaaaaacattagttAACTTTAAAAACTATGACTGTAGTCTAGTTACTAAACCAATGGAAAATATACCTTGGCTTGGCTGAGGCTTAAAACTGAGCTAGGATTTGCACCCTTGGAGTGGGAACCAAATGATTTTTAGGTATGACACCTTACCCATTTGGTTTCTGTAAAATGCTATGTGATGCGTAAGTGACAttctaaactttatttattcacaaatGGTGTGACAGTCAAATAATTGTACAAAAAGGGCTTCCCTCTAAAATACAGTAGCTGCCAGCCCAAGCTTACCCAACTATAATTGCGTCGTGCCGAAACCATACCTTAGCAGCCCCAGTCAACTTGAAAAATGACTTGACGTGGCCAGTATATGCTGCCATGTCCCCCCTTTAATAAGGTTTGATATGGTAAAACTAAAGTTGGCAAAGATAGTAATTTTGGTTCTTGTAGTTTGGTTTTCATTGTTCTTGTAGATTACAGAAAATGTGATGGATATGTATTATGCCTTGTGCATATGGCATTAATAAATGTGATTTTACTGTTTCAACACATCCACCTAACAATTTTCCCTCACTTATATTATGTATTGTctataatcaaaattttgcgATATGTGATTTACCTTGGTACTTCCTACAGATGCATTCACGTGACTTTGTAGCCTTCCTTTATGCTTAGTTTTGAACTTGTGATATTTGAAGTGTCACTATATTAGTAGGCTGAAGAGCTCACTCTTGTGTTATAATAATTGTATGTCTGAGTACCAAGTACTTTATCCATGATGCAcaagatattatattttacctattttccttttttaatgCAAAACTAGGTTCAAGGTCAAAAGTATGACCCGGATGGTGTATATGTAAGAACTTGGATACCTGAACTAGCTAGAATGCCAACAGAATGGATTCATCATCCATGGGATGCACCAAGCTGTATACTTCAAGTTGCTGGAGTTGAGTTGGGGTTTAATTATCCTAAGCCAATCGTGGAACTTCACATTGCTCGGGAGTGTTTAGATGATGCCATCTCCACGATGTGGCAATTGGATACAGCTGCAAAACTTGCAGAATTagatggtgaagttgtggaAGACAACTTGAGCAATATCAAGACTTTTGACATCCCAAAAGTTGTTTTGAAGGAAACATCTCCACGTGTTTTGCCTGTTGATCAAAGAGTGCCGTATGCTAGCAGCAAGGATCATAATTTAAAGTCAAACGAATTGAAGGCCTCAAGTAAAAGTTCTGTTTGTGTTGATATGATCAGGTCCTCTAAGATAGAAGCAACAAGCTCTGTAGCAAACTCACCAGTATCAAGGAAGAGATCCTGTTGTAACACTGCATTTCATGTCCCCTCTTATTCATCTTCAGCTGAAGTGCATTTGCAGATTCAAGATCATGGTGGTTCTTTAGTTGGGCCTTCAAGATGTATCCTTCAGGAAACAGAGAGAGACGGTGTTGATGAGGTAAGCTTAAATCTTTAACGTGAACTTTTCATCCTTTGGTGTTTCCTATCAGGCAAGCAAACATCCCACGGCATTACCACCACAAgacctataaaaaaataatattcagTCTCCAAGGGACTAGGTTTAAATAGCTTTGAGCGCTCGATGATATCGATGGTGTTCTGAATTCTGTCTTCTACACTTTTATAGTTAAATGAACTGCATGGAGCGCTTATGTTATATGGCGGTCTTAGCTAATAATCTTAATTCTGAAAACAGCTTCTGCTACTATGGCAACACATGATTATGGTTTATGGAATTTGAACAGGCTGATGGCTTAAGTTGGTATGAATAGCTTATAGGATAATCTAGTTGCTCAGGATGGGTAGTGGAAAGTGGAAACCACGCATTTCACACTTCCACTGCTCCGAGATTAAGTCTAGATAGGATCAGTTATACCGTGCGAGTCTTTGTAGTCAAATATCATAGCATTTAGACTTTTGTAGATGTTGCTGGAGGGAAAGCCTGTATCGGAAAAGAAGGTAGCGCCTAACctatgtttgaaaaaaaatatttctgtttTCTTCTTTGGGGAGCTTTTCTGCATGTCAGTAAATTCACAGCCACAACATTAAACCATCATTAACCAGGTCTTCTCTGTGCATCACATTCTATCGCACTAACTGACCATATATGTTACTCGTAGTTCAATAATTCTTATTGTTTTGAATAATGACCCTGTCTccaaaatttatctttaacTATGATTTTAATACTCATCTGTGCATGTTATTATAGTTCTccaaaccaaaatattttaaaaattatcagtAGTGGAAGTTTTAAAAATCCGACTTATCCTTGTCCGAAAACGACAAGAGCTATGAAACCGAAGAGAGTACTACTATATACTGTTTGACTGCTTCATATCCAAACTAATGCCACTTTGCAGGAAGAAGATAGCTCTACCGCAGATAGTGGTTCAAGCATTCCAAGACCAACAAAGAACCGCATAGTCGCGCCGCCTGACGAGGAAAGTTGAGGCTGTGCTCAACAAAAGGGTGTGTAGGAGTGGAACATGTGTGTTGATAAGGAAATTTTGTACATTTTGTAATCTGTTTATTATTGTCTTTCTTAGACTGTTCTGTAACTAGCTGAGAACTGAGCTGACACGGTTTCCTCGCCCAAAAGGGAATTAAAAATGCAACATCTTGCTTTTGTTGCAGCTAGAGGAACTTCTCATCAGCGCATTCCAGGCTTCTATCTTTTTTCTGCTGGTTTGTACCGACTTAGGGCTGGCTCGGTTTAAAGAGATTTTaatcatagaaataaaattgaagGAATAAGAATGAATTTACACATCagtctatagaaatttttttgagagGTTTGATTGGATGAGAATGTTTCTATATTCTCTTTGCAACTATAGAAaatgaaattttcttttgttttcttatataCTTTATTCTTACTAACCGAATGAATTTCCCAGGAATTAATTCCTAGGcattcaaatttttgttttgtatcCAAACTAAATAAGCTCTTAGGTTAAGtgccattttttaaaattttttagagagGGGTATTTTACCCGGTCTCGATATATGGAGacctattattatttttttttaatttgtgaatCTTAGCCCAAGTTTTAAATATTCGATCTGAAATTCATGCTACTATCGAGATTTGAACCTAGAAACTTAGTGCTACTCATGCCGCTGCAACCACTAAATTACATATCCTTTTGTACGTGCCATTACAATTGATATTATTAAGAACTGCTCAGCAGCGGTATCTCcatatttgtttaactgtaaaaaaaaactgcacaGTTGTCACAAGTTTAAAATTCaacttgtattatttttaaattttcacaaaaaaaaaacgagcgGCAAGTCATCAATCTGGTCTGGGAGATTCCGGTTTGCACCGGTTTTGTAAACCGTGTCTCCCCTCCGCTatggcgagcggcgcgaccGGCGTCCGTAACGAGCAGCTCTCCTCGtggctcgccgccgtggccgccaaACCGGCCATCTTCCGCCGTGCGCACGCCGTGCTCCTCACCTCTGGCCATCTCTCCTCCCGCTACTCCGTCAACTgcctcctccgctccgccTCCACCCCCTCGTCCTGCGCCCTTCTCCTCCGGATCCTCCTCAATCACCGCCTCCTACCGGACCACCTGtccctctccttctccctccACCCCTGCTCCCGCCTCCCCAGCCACCCCGTCGCCAGCGTCGTCCACTCCCTCGCCGCCAGGCTCGGCCACGCGCGCGACGTCTACGTCGTCAACGCCGCCGTCTCTGCCTACTTCGCGGCCGACGACGTCGCGTCCGCCGAGCGGCTCTTCTCGGAGACGTCGAAGGATGTCGCCGACGTTGTTACGTGGACCGCGATGGTCACCGGGCATGCCAACGCCAGCGACGTCGAGCGGGCGAAGTGGTTCTTCGAGGCCATGCCCGAGAAGAACGTGGTGTCGTGGAACGCGATGCTGGGCGCGTACGCCCGCGCCGGGCTGCTGCCGAAGGCGCGGAAGCTATTCGACCGAATGCCCAGCAGGAACGCTGCTACGTGGAGCTCGATGATCACCGGCCTCGTGCAGTCCGACCAATACGAGGAGGCCTTGAGGGTGTTCAGCGACATGGTCGCGAGCGGCGTCGTGCCGAATGAGCCGGCACTGGTGAGCGCCGTCTCGGCGTGCGCACAGCTGAGGTGGATAGAGCACGGCGCGTGGGTCCACGAATATGCCGAGCGGGAGCTGAACGGGGCGATGAGCGTCGTCCTTGCGACGGCGATCATAGACATGTACGGCAAATGTGGGAGTATCCGTGATGCCGTCAGGGTGTTCGCTGCAATGCCAGTGAGGAACATCTACTCGTGGAACTCAATGATCACCGGGCTTGCCATGAATGGTAGCGAGAGGCAGGCCTTATCACTTTTCTGGAAGATGCAGCTGGCTGGTGTTCGACCAAATGACATAACATTCATCGGTTTGCTGAGTGCTTGCAGCCACTCAGGTCTTGTAGACGAGGGCCGCTGGTTGTTCGATAAGATGGTAAATCACTTTGGGATCCAGCCAGTTCCAGAGCACTATGGTCTCATGGTTGACTTGCTTGGGCGGTCTGGCCATGTCAGGGAGGCAGTGGATTTCGTCAAGAACATGCCTGTGGTTCCTCACCCTGGCCTATGGGGTGCCCTTGCTGGGGCCTGCAAGATCCATGGCGAGGTGGAGCTCGGTGAGGAGATTGCCAAAAAGCTCATTGAGTTGGAGCCTCGGCATGGCAGCCGGTACATCCTCCTGTCAAACATATATGCCACCTCAAACAGATGGGACGACATGGCCGATGTGCGCAGGATCCTGAAGGATCGCAAGGTGCCCAAGGGCACAGGCAATGCCATAGTTGGAAATGATTCGCAGTCTTCAGAACATGAGACCCATTCTTGATTAGTGCTTCTTTGGACTGATAAGTGCATTCGGTTTGACTTTGCACAAGATGGGTGCGGTATGAACCACATTCAACTCGGAGGCATCACTGGACTGAAAGGAGCCTCCTTgaggatataaattttatggagCATTTGGAAAATGCATAACGGGATATACCTTCAGCATTCTTTGTGGGTTAGTTGCAAGTGCCTGAAGAGGCACTCAGATAATGAAGAAATGGTATCAGTAAGCAGGATACGCTATTGGCAGTGATAGATCACTTTTCACTTCATTGGGGTTTTCAATAGTAGGGGGCATGACACTCGGCACCACAATTGCCTTGATGATGTAGTAGTGGATTTTGAGATTTGAGAATTAGTGGATAAAACTGTTGATAGTAGCCTTGGTGCTAATTCTGATTCTCTGTTCCTGTTCCAGTACTCCATTCAATACTTGCAAtcattttggtttattttctgGCAGGTAGCGGATTAGAAAGGTAGAGGTGCTGCCACTGGCATGATCTTTATGTGGTCATTGGACTGATACAGCGAGGTTTTGTTGTTGTACTTGAAACATCATGTTTCTGGTTTCATTTTCAGTTAAATGTTAATGGTACATGGGAGGCAGGGAGTCTATATGGAATTGAAGAGCAGGTGTGTTATATGCATGgaatatgaagaaaaaaaatcaacgataaGTTATGAAGAATTCATGGTGTTAACATAATCTGGTGGACAGGCTCTGATGGAAAAATATGTGTTGGTTTTTCTCACATGAACATACCATTTTCAGAACAATCTGCATAATGACAGAATTGGTAGAGGTTGGGGGCGAttgtcaaacgacatatttacaaacgaaaaaatattttgtgaataaaactttatttatatatttttagtaatctgaaagctaagactgaaaataaatttctgtgaaaaaatcataaaatcaacttcagaTTTAAGATTGAAgattctaattttattttataagcataagcaaaaataaaaagctaAGAGTGAACTGATGTGTGTATCTCTGAAAGGTCATGGGCATCCTGGAACTGATTGTATctctaaggccgcgttcggcatgagggcatgtgattttttaaaacaacttttctatatttttttaaaaaaaatacaccgtttagcagtttaggaagTGTGTTCGCGAAAAACAAGATGGCTTAGTTAACTAACTGGTGgtgccgaacgtggcctaagaAATACTTACTGAAACATCCAAATAGTGCAAGAttgaaaaaatacattaaaaaaaaatttttttcattgcaacATAATCATGTGGGATCTTATCCTAAAGACCTAACTGTAACCAAATATAACGTTGCAATCAAATCGTAGACCGGATAACTAATTTAGGATTGAAAAAGGGTTTATTGATTGTTGATAAAgtattactccctctatattttatgtatgacaccgttcacttttaggattatgtttgactatttgtcttatttaaaatttatatccaaatatgcaaaattataatgcatacttaaagttcatataataataaatcatattataacaaaataattaataattatatagtttttttaataagacggatggtcaaacgtgaaccTAAAAgccaacggcgtcatataaaaaaaatacggagTGAATACGAGCTTGCGTAACAAACAAATGGTGTTGCTCACACATGCAACATGTTATCCAAAGAGAGAACATTGTGAGTGGAAGTCTGCTGTAGCTAGATTTACATAGAGAACATTGTGGGTGGAAGTCAC is part of the Oryza brachyantha chromosome 2, ObraRS2, whole genome shotgun sequence genome and encodes:
- the LOC102716844 gene encoding cryptochrome-1; amino-acid sequence: MAGPERTVVWFRRDLRIDDNPALAAAARDGSVLPVFIWCPADEGQFYPGRCSRWWLKQSLPHLSKSLESLGCPLVLIRAESTLEALLQCIDSVGATRLVYNHLYDPVSLVRDDKIKKELLALGISIQSFNGDLLYEPWEIYDDSGHAFTTFNMYWEKCMKLPVDISPSLAPWKLVPIPGVENVRSCSIDDLGLESSKDEESSNALLRRAWSPGWRNAEKMLEEFVCHGLLEYSKHGMKVEGATTSLLSPYLHFGEVSVRKVYQLVRMQQIKLENDGTFEAEESVHFFMRSIGLREYSRYLCFNFPFTHEKSLLGNLKHYPWRVDEERFKSWRQGMTGYPLVDAGMRELWATGWTHNRIRVIISSFAVKFLLIPWTWGMKYFWDVLLDADLESDILGWQYISGSLPDGHDLGRLDNPEVQGQKYDPDGVYVRTWIPELARMPTEWIHHPWDAPSCILQVAGVELGFNYPKPIVELHIARECLDDAISTMWQLDTAAKLAELDGEVVEDNLSNIKTFDIPKVVLKETSPRVLPVDQRVPYASSKDHNLKSNELKASSKSSVCVDMIRSSKIEATSSVANSPVSRKRSCCNTAFHVPSYSSSAEVHLQIQDHGGSLVGPSRCILQETERDGVDEEEDSSTADSGSSIPRPTKNRIVAPPDEES
- the LOC102714623 gene encoding pentatricopeptide repeat-containing protein At4g18840-like; its protein translation is MASGATGVRNEQLSSWLAAVAAKPAIFRRAHAVLLTSGHLSSRYSVNCLLRSASTPSSCALLLRILLNHRLLPDHLSLSFSLHPCSRLPSHPVASVVHSLAARLGHARDVYVVNAAVSAYFAADDVASAERLFSETSKDVADVVTWTAMVTGHANASDVERAKWFFEAMPEKNVVSWNAMLGAYARAGLLPKARKLFDRMPSRNAATWSSMITGLVQSDQYEEALRVFSDMVASGVVPNEPALVSAVSACAQLRWIEHGAWVHEYAERELNGAMSVVLATAIIDMYGKCGSIRDAVRVFAAMPVRNIYSWNSMITGLAMNGSERQALSLFWKMQLAGVRPNDITFIGLLSACSHSGLVDEGRWLFDKMVNHFGIQPVPEHYGLMVDLLGRSGHVREAVDFVKNMPVVPHPGLWGALAGACKIHGEVELGEEIAKKLIELEPRHGSRYILLSNIYATSNRWDDMADVRRILKDRKVPKGTGNAIVGNDSQSSEHETHS